From the Rhodococcus sp. NBC_00297 genome, one window contains:
- a CDS encoding ABC-F family ATP-binding cassette domain-containing protein produces MITATDLEVRAGVRTLLSAPGPALRVQAGDRIGLVGRNGAGKTTTLRILAGEGEPYAGSVTRTGDIGYLPQDPKEGDLDLLAKDRVLSARGLDTLLHDMEKQQALMAEVADEDRLDKAVRRYGELEERFASLGGYVAESEAARICNSLGLPDRVLAQPLRTLSGGQRRRVELARILFAASDGSGGRSATTLLLDEPTNHLDADSITWLRGFLQSHEGGLIVISHDVELLNDVVNRVWFLDAVRGEPDVYNMNWKKYLDARSTDEQRRRRERANAEKKAGALRAQAAKMGAKATKAVAAQNMAKRADKLMANLDEERVSDRVAHIRFPEPAPCGKTPLMASNLTKMYGSLEIFAGVDLAIDRGSRVVVLGLNGAGKTTLLRILAGTEKSDSGQIEPGHGLRIGYFAQEHDTLDDMASVWENVRHAAPDTPEQELRSLLGAFMFTGPQLEQPAGTLSGGEKTRLALAGLVSSAANVLLLDEPTNNLDPISREQVLEALRSYKGAVVLVTHDPGAAEALSPERVILLPDGNEDHWSQDYLDLITLA; encoded by the coding sequence GTGATCACCGCCACCGACCTGGAGGTTCGTGCCGGCGTGCGTACTCTTCTGTCCGCTCCCGGGCCCGCCCTGCGCGTGCAGGCCGGCGACCGCATCGGCCTCGTGGGCCGCAACGGCGCCGGGAAGACCACCACTCTCCGCATTCTGGCAGGAGAGGGCGAGCCCTACGCCGGCTCGGTCACCCGCACCGGGGACATCGGTTACCTGCCGCAGGACCCCAAGGAGGGCGACCTCGACCTGCTGGCCAAGGACCGCGTCCTGTCCGCCCGCGGACTCGACACCTTGCTCCACGACATGGAGAAGCAGCAGGCGCTCATGGCCGAGGTGGCCGACGAGGATCGCCTCGACAAGGCCGTCCGCCGATACGGCGAGCTCGAGGAGCGTTTCGCCTCGCTCGGCGGCTACGTGGCCGAGAGCGAAGCGGCGCGCATCTGCAACAGCCTCGGACTTCCCGACCGTGTCCTGGCGCAGCCCCTACGCACCCTCTCCGGCGGTCAGCGCCGCCGCGTCGAGCTGGCACGCATCCTGTTCGCGGCGTCCGACGGCAGTGGTGGTCGCTCGGCCACCACGCTGCTGCTCGACGAGCCCACCAACCACCTCGACGCCGATTCCATCACCTGGCTCCGCGGCTTCCTGCAGAGCCACGAGGGTGGGCTCATCGTCATCAGTCACGATGTGGAGCTGCTGAACGACGTCGTGAACCGAGTGTGGTTCCTCGATGCCGTCCGCGGCGAGCCGGACGTCTACAACATGAACTGGAAGAAGTACCTCGACGCGCGCTCGACGGACGAGCAGCGTCGTCGCCGCGAGCGTGCCAACGCGGAGAAGAAGGCCGGCGCTCTGCGCGCGCAGGCCGCCAAGATGGGTGCGAAGGCCACCAAGGCCGTGGCCGCCCAGAACATGGCCAAGCGTGCCGACAAGCTGATGGCGAACCTCGACGAGGAACGCGTGTCCGACCGGGTGGCACACATCCGCTTCCCCGAGCCCGCACCGTGCGGCAAGACGCCGCTCATGGCGTCGAACCTCACCAAGATGTACGGGTCCCTGGAGATCTTCGCGGGTGTGGATCTGGCCATCGACCGCGGTTCCCGCGTCGTGGTGCTCGGCCTCAACGGCGCCGGCAAGACGACGCTGCTCCGCATCCTCGCCGGCACGGAGAAGAGCGACTCGGGCCAGATCGAGCCCGGTCACGGTCTACGCATCGGCTACTTCGCCCAGGAACACGACACCCTCGACGACATGGCGTCGGTCTGGGAGAACGTGCGGCACGCGGCACCGGACACCCCGGAGCAGGAGCTGCGGTCGCTGCTCGGTGCGTTCATGTTCACCGGCCCGCAGCTCGAACAGCCGGCCGGCACTCTCTCCGGCGGTGAGAAGACGCGACTCGCGCTCGCCGGCCTGGTCTCGTCGGCGGCCAACGTGCTGCTGCTCGACGAGCCGACCAACAACCTCGACCCGATCTCGCGTGAGCAGGTCCTCGAGGCGCTGCGGAGCTACAAGGGCGCCGTCGTGCTGGTGACGCACGATCCGGGTGCGGCCGAGGCACTGTCTCCCGAACGAGTGATCCTCCTGCCGGACGGCAACGAGGACCACTGGTCGCAGGACTACCTCGACCTGATCACGCTCGCCTGA
- a CDS encoding SDR family oxidoreductase, producing the protein MEKEQDLQGRVAVVTGASRGIGRAIAADLLARGAAVTVTARKKEQLDATAEELRAAVPGATVLAIAGNAGDEESRRETVDRTVAELGSLDILINNTGINPVYGSLMEADLAGVRKIFEVNVVATLGFIQEAHRAWMGEHGGSVVNLASVAGIRSTGVIAAYGSSKAALIRLTEELAWQLGPSIRVNAVAPGVVKTKFAEALVANGEEAAAAGYPMKRLGTPEDVASLVGFLVSDAASWITGETVRVDGGLLATGTF; encoded by the coding sequence ATGGAGAAGGAACAGGATCTGCAGGGGCGTGTCGCCGTGGTCACCGGCGCGAGCCGCGGAATCGGTCGGGCCATCGCGGCCGACCTCCTCGCTCGCGGCGCCGCCGTGACGGTGACCGCCCGCAAGAAGGAGCAGCTCGACGCCACCGCCGAGGAGTTGCGCGCCGCGGTACCGGGGGCCACCGTGCTCGCCATCGCCGGCAACGCCGGGGACGAGGAGTCCCGCCGCGAGACGGTCGACCGCACGGTCGCCGAGCTCGGCTCACTCGACATTCTGATCAACAACACCGGCATCAATCCGGTGTACGGATCGCTGATGGAGGCCGATCTGGCCGGCGTCCGCAAGATCTTCGAGGTCAACGTCGTCGCAACACTCGGCTTCATCCAGGAGGCGCACCGAGCGTGGATGGGCGAGCACGGCGGCTCGGTCGTGAACCTCGCCAGCGTGGCGGGAATCCGATCCACCGGAGTCATCGCCGCGTACGGCTCGTCCAAGGCGGCGCTCATCCGGCTGACCGAGGAGCTCGCGTGGCAGCTCGGACCCTCGATCCGTGTGAACGCGGTGGCCCCGGGCGTCGTCAAGACCAAGTTCGCCGAGGCACTCGTCGCCAATGGCGAGGAGGCGGCGGCCGCCGGCTACCCGATGAAGCGGCTGGGAACGCCCGAGGACGTGGCCTCGCTCGTCGGGTTCCTCGTGTCCGACGCCGCGTCGTGGATCACCGGCGAGACGGTTCGCGTCGACGGCGGACTGCTGGCGACGGGAACGTTCTGA
- a CDS encoding lycopene cyclase family protein has translation MTDVLVVGAGPSGRAAAHRCAAAGATVTLVDPRPDRRWINTYGMWTDEIPDWVPESTRASTSRSPVVVGTRRHVVDREYSVLDTGRLQDGLTLDGVSVVAESAAEVTPTSVTLRNGTSLSGGTVIDARGSAVGPGVPEQTAHGVVVDEDTAARACGGESAVIMDWRRDNGADADAVPSFLYVVPLGGGAVLLEETCLVGRPGLTSPELARRLLARLAARGVTLRGDEPVERVRFAMRPPTRPTRGVVTTGTRSPALHTATGYSVAASLRRADVIASAVLDGGGVDSAGSRAVTRLRSVGADALLSFPPDALAPFFDRFFEMPSTLQRAYLSSDDDVAGMSRAMLTLFSRIGSSDRRVILGAVRRAMFSAAVGTRS, from the coding sequence CTGACCGACGTCCTCGTCGTCGGCGCCGGCCCGTCCGGCCGCGCGGCGGCACATCGCTGCGCGGCCGCGGGGGCAACGGTGACTCTCGTCGACCCCCGTCCGGATCGTCGATGGATCAACACGTACGGGATGTGGACCGACGAGATTCCGGACTGGGTGCCGGAGTCGACGCGCGCGTCCACGTCCCGCTCCCCCGTCGTGGTCGGCACACGCCGACACGTGGTGGACCGGGAGTACTCGGTGCTCGACACCGGACGGCTGCAGGACGGCCTCACGCTCGACGGAGTGTCGGTGGTCGCGGAGTCCGCGGCGGAGGTCACGCCCACGTCGGTGACCCTGCGGAACGGCACCTCCCTGTCCGGCGGCACGGTGATCGACGCCCGCGGCTCGGCGGTCGGACCCGGCGTTCCCGAGCAGACGGCCCACGGGGTCGTGGTCGACGAGGACACCGCCGCACGTGCCTGCGGCGGCGAGTCCGCGGTGATCATGGACTGGCGGCGGGACAACGGTGCCGACGCGGACGCGGTGCCGTCCTTTCTGTACGTCGTGCCGCTCGGCGGCGGCGCGGTCCTGCTCGAGGAGACCTGCCTGGTCGGCCGGCCCGGCCTCACCTCACCCGAGCTCGCGCGTCGGCTGCTCGCACGACTGGCCGCGCGGGGTGTGACTCTGCGCGGCGACGAGCCCGTCGAGCGGGTGCGCTTCGCGATGCGTCCGCCGACCCGTCCGACGCGCGGGGTCGTCACCACCGGGACGCGGAGTCCGGCTCTGCACACTGCCACCGGGTACAGCGTCGCTGCCTCCCTGCGCCGAGCGGACGTCATCGCGTCGGCCGTGCTGGACGGCGGCGGCGTCGACTCCGCGGGATCGCGGGCGGTCACCCGGCTGCGGTCGGTGGGCGCGGACGCTCTGCTGTCCTTCCCGCCCGATGCCCTCGCGCCGTTCTTCGACCGATTCTTCGAGATGCCGTCGACGCTGCAACGCGCCTATCTGTCGTCGGACGACGACGTCGCCGGCATGTCCCGGGCGATGCTGACGCTGTTCTCGCGGATCGGTTCGTCCGACCGCCGCGTGATCCTCGGAGCGGTCCGTCGGGCGATGTTCTCCGCAGCGGTGGGGACGCGTTCGTGA
- the ku gene encoding non-homologous end joining protein Ku: protein MRSIWKGSIAFGLVNVPVKVYTATEDHDIKFHQVHGKDGGRIKYDRKCSVCGESVQFADIDKAYETPDGDRVILTDQDFSSLPAAEKHEIPVLEFVPTDQIDPILFDKSYYLEPDSTSPKAYVLLRETLSTTDRTALVHFTLRQKTRLAALRVHDDVLMIQTLLWPDEVRAAEFSSLDDVTAPRPNELKMAGALVESMSGDFDPSEYTDDYQIELRKVLDEMIENGGEKVVHAEPEDTDSGEDAEVVDLVAALQRSVEAAGRSGRGRRGDTDSASTKDESGNEESATKAPAKKAAAKKAPAKKAAAKKAPAKKTAAKKAAAKKAGSGTSSGDGDQQRKGA, encoded by the coding sequence ATGCGATCGATCTGGAAAGGCTCCATCGCCTTCGGCCTGGTGAACGTCCCGGTCAAGGTGTACACGGCCACCGAGGACCACGACATCAAGTTCCATCAGGTCCACGGCAAGGACGGCGGTCGCATCAAGTACGACCGGAAGTGCTCCGTGTGCGGTGAGTCGGTGCAGTTCGCCGACATCGACAAGGCCTACGAGACCCCCGACGGCGACCGGGTGATCCTGACCGATCAGGACTTCTCGTCGCTGCCCGCCGCCGAGAAGCACGAGATCCCGGTTCTCGAGTTCGTGCCGACCGACCAGATCGATCCGATCCTGTTCGACAAGAGCTACTACCTGGAGCCGGACTCGACGTCCCCGAAGGCGTACGTGCTCCTCCGGGAGACCTTGTCCACGACCGATCGCACCGCACTGGTGCACTTCACGCTGCGACAGAAGACGCGCCTCGCGGCCCTCCGCGTGCACGACGACGTGCTGATGATCCAGACGCTGCTGTGGCCCGACGAGGTGCGGGCCGCCGAGTTCTCCTCGCTCGACGACGTCACCGCGCCCCGCCCCAATGAACTGAAGATGGCGGGGGCACTCGTCGAGAGCATGTCGGGCGACTTCGACCCGTCCGAGTACACCGACGACTACCAGATCGAACTCCGCAAGGTCCTCGACGAGATGATCGAGAACGGCGGCGAGAAGGTGGTGCACGCCGAACCGGAGGACACCGACTCGGGAGAGGACGCCGAGGTCGTCGACCTGGTCGCGGCACTCCAACGCAGCGTCGAGGCGGCGGGCCGGTCCGGCCGTGGTCGTCGCGGCGACACCGACTCGGCATCGACGAAGGACGAGTCGGGGAACGAAGAGTCCGCGACGAAGGCTCCGGCGAAGAAGGCAGCCGCGAAGAAGGCACCGGCCAAGAAGGCGGCGGCGAAGAAAGCGCCCGCCAAGAAGACGGCCGCGAAGAAGGCGGCGGCGAAGAAGGCCGGGAGCGGCACGTCGTCGGGCGACGGGGACCAGCAGCGCAAGGGGGCGTGA
- a CDS encoding SDR family oxidoreductase: MFDEYTFSTVANDGHLVSPVVALTGDAPSLLFSRKYADVAALSAGDHELLRPIVDPSTAEQVRSMAPPADEIALVFGANGFVGAHLVAELSLRPGITTVYAGVRSAGDSSAAERFEETVAQYSITGIDLAKIVVIEAVPTRTNFGLDEDTYLRLRGTVDQVFNSASSTDYDSSYLELRQDWFVSLLRVVQFTLEDRRKHLTYMGSIGAFIYTSPEDFLRPDSWWYSGYCQMKWINGQLLGWLARDGVASVTLVESPYVLGSTTVGKDPGRVYSFWRAIELANSVGAMWDGPGMNYAPVDVLARVLADNALGDGTLPHLVPSNPVPYSNAVLASALGLDLVPWAEFKAIVDSKIPAEKTASLLGSDVNDLIRRSNAPSLMPSSFDGSSWDHDALFALYLSVIRFRDATARRPRLVTA; encoded by the coding sequence ATGTTCGACGAGTACACGTTCAGCACCGTCGCCAACGACGGGCACCTGGTCAGTCCGGTCGTCGCTCTGACGGGCGACGCGCCGTCGCTGTTGTTCTCGCGAAAGTATGCGGACGTCGCGGCGCTGTCGGCCGGCGACCACGAGCTGCTGCGACCGATCGTCGATCCGAGCACCGCCGAGCAGGTGCGCTCCATGGCGCCGCCCGCCGACGAGATCGCGCTGGTGTTCGGTGCCAACGGCTTCGTCGGAGCGCATCTCGTCGCGGAACTGTCTCTGCGCCCCGGAATCACGACGGTCTACGCCGGTGTCCGATCCGCCGGCGACTCCTCCGCCGCCGAGCGTTTCGAGGAGACCGTCGCCCAGTACTCGATCACCGGGATCGATCTCGCGAAGATCGTCGTCATCGAGGCGGTTCCGACCCGGACGAACTTCGGTCTGGACGAGGACACCTACCTGCGGCTCCGCGGCACCGTCGACCAGGTGTTCAACTCGGCGAGTTCCACCGACTACGACTCCAGCTACCTCGAGTTGCGACAGGACTGGTTCGTCTCCCTGCTGCGCGTCGTCCAGTTCACCCTGGAGGACCGTCGCAAGCACCTCACCTACATGGGGTCGATCGGCGCCTTCATCTACACCAGCCCGGAGGACTTCCTGCGTCCCGATTCCTGGTGGTACTCGGGCTACTGCCAGATGAAGTGGATCAACGGTCAGCTCCTCGGATGGCTCGCACGGGACGGCGTCGCCTCCGTCACCCTGGTCGAGTCGCCTTACGTGCTCGGCAGCACAACCGTCGGCAAGGACCCGGGTCGCGTCTACAGCTTCTGGCGCGCGATCGAGCTGGCGAACAGTGTCGGTGCGATGTGGGACGGACCGGGCATGAACTACGCGCCCGTCGATGTGCTCGCGCGCGTGCTGGCGGACAACGCTCTCGGCGACGGCACGCTCCCCCACCTCGTGCCGTCCAATCCGGTGCCCTACAGCAACGCCGTCCTGGCATCGGCTCTCGGCCTGGACCTCGTGCCGTGGGCGGAGTTCAAGGCGATCGTCGACAGCAAGATCCCGGCGGAGAAGACGGCGTCCCTGCTCGGGTCCGACGTCAACGACCTCATCCGCCGTTCCAACGCACCGTCGCTCATGCCGTCGTCCTTCGACGGATCCTCGTGGGATCACGATGCGCTCTTCGCGCTGTACCTGTCGGTCATCCGGTTCCGCGACGCGACGGCGCGCCGACCCCGACTGGTCACCGCGTGA
- a CDS encoding phosphatidylserine decarboxylase: MTRAATTAGTVALAALVGGYSYWRSAAFLRDPERSVPPDPSSIVSAADGYITYVKRVESGQMPVAVKKRRTIRLSEYAGIDSDASGWLVGTYMTEHSVHRNRAPIEGAVVVREHRGAAPFNRSMARMTANLFLHRTPYDEGCEYLLTNERLTIGVRHADGPTVFVTQIADLWVDRIVAHVEVGENLARGEQYGLIRFGSQCDVFLPDALLDGDVLVRPGQYVWAGESVLARSVVRPAPTTRSTMQNDLEEALS; encoded by the coding sequence GTGACCAGAGCAGCCACCACCGCTGGAACCGTGGCTCTCGCCGCGCTCGTAGGCGGGTACTCGTACTGGCGCAGCGCCGCCTTCCTCCGTGATCCGGAGCGGTCGGTGCCCCCGGACCCGTCGTCCATCGTGTCGGCGGCCGACGGGTACATCACCTACGTCAAGCGTGTCGAGTCGGGCCAGATGCCGGTCGCCGTGAAGAAGCGGCGCACCATCCGGCTGTCCGAGTACGCCGGGATCGACTCCGACGCCAGCGGGTGGCTCGTCGGCACCTACATGACCGAGCACTCGGTCCACCGCAATCGCGCACCGATCGAGGGGGCGGTGGTGGTGCGTGAACACCGCGGCGCGGCGCCGTTCAACAGGTCGATGGCTCGCATGACGGCGAACCTGTTCCTGCACCGCACGCCCTACGACGAGGGGTGCGAGTACCTCCTGACCAACGAGCGGCTCACCATCGGTGTCCGGCACGCCGACGGTCCCACCGTCTTCGTCACGCAGATCGCCGATCTGTGGGTGGACCGGATCGTCGCCCACGTCGAGGTCGGTGAGAATCTCGCTCGCGGCGAGCAGTACGGCCTGATCCGCTTCGGGTCACAGTGCGACGTGTTCCTTCCCGACGCTCTGCTCGACGGCGACGTCCTGGTACGGCCGGGGCAGTACGTGTGGGCCGGTGAGTCGGTGCTCGCCCGGTCCGTCGTGCGGCCGGCACCGACGACCCGGAGCACGATGCAGAACGATCTCGAGGAGGCCCTCTCATGA
- a CDS encoding metal-sulfur cluster assembly factor codes for MTDTDNGAVAPDSVIEDLEEAMRDVVDPELGINVVDLGLVYGITIDDEAVVTLDMTLTSAACPLTDVIEDQSRTALVRSGLAEDLKINWVWMPPWGPDKITDDGREQLRALGFTV; via the coding sequence ATGACCGATACCGACAACGGCGCAGTGGCGCCCGATTCCGTCATCGAAGACCTCGAGGAGGCCATGCGTGACGTCGTCGACCCCGAGCTCGGCATCAACGTCGTCGACCTCGGACTGGTCTACGGAATCACCATCGACGACGAAGCCGTGGTCACCCTCGACATGACGCTGACGTCCGCGGCGTGCCCGTTGACCGACGTCATCGAGGACCAGAGCCGCACCGCCCTGGTGCGCAGTGGTCTGGCCGAGGACCTCAAGATCAACTGGGTCTGGATGCCGCCGTGGGGACCGGACAAGATCACCGACGACGGCCGCGAGCAGCTGCGCGCGCTCGGCTTCACCGTCTAG
- the sufU gene encoding Fe-S cluster assembly sulfur transfer protein SufU — MRMEQMYQEVILDHYKHPHGRGLREPFGAEVHHVNPTCGDEVTLRVNVADGVVADVSYDGQGCSISQAATSVLTDQVVGLSVEDALLTVDAFSAMVGSRGTVEGDEAVIGDGIAFAGVAKYPARVKCALLGWMAFKDAVVRTVETQDEHANSGGRS; from the coding sequence GTGAGAATGGAACAGATGTACCAGGAAGTGATCCTCGATCACTACAAGCACCCGCACGGTCGTGGGCTCCGCGAGCCGTTCGGCGCCGAGGTGCACCACGTCAACCCCACGTGCGGTGACGAGGTCACGTTGCGCGTGAACGTCGCCGACGGTGTCGTGGCCGACGTGTCCTACGACGGGCAGGGGTGCTCCATCAGTCAGGCGGCCACCTCGGTCCTGACCGACCAGGTCGTCGGACTCTCCGTCGAGGACGCGCTTCTCACGGTGGACGCCTTCTCGGCGATGGTCGGCAGCCGCGGCACCGTCGAGGGGGACGAGGCCGTCATCGGCGACGGCATCGCCTTCGCGGGTGTGGCGAAGTACCCGGCACGCGTGAAGTGCGCGCTGCTCGGATGGATGGCATTCAAGGACGCCGTTGTTCGTACTGTGGAGACGCAGGACGAGCACGCGAACAGTGGAGGACGATCATGA
- a CDS encoding cysteine desulfurase has protein sequence MTAVASVGTLDVARLREDFPILGRTVRDDKPLVYLDSGATSQRPVQVLDAERHFLTTCNAAVHRGAHQLAEEATDAYEGARAGIAAFVGARADEIVFTKNATESLNLVTHVLGDDRFARSLRPGDEIVITELEHHANLVPWQELSRRTGATLRWYGVTDDGRIDLDSLELTDRTRVVAFTHQSNVTGAVAPTEELVRRARAVDALVVLDACQSVPHMPVDVSALDVDFAAFSGHKMLGPSGVGVLYGKAALLADMPPFITGGSMIETVTMEQTTYAPPPQRFEAGVPMTSQVVGLGAAVEYLNALGMDAVAAHEQTLTAAALSELATIDGLRIIGPTDTQDRGGAVSFVVDGIHAHDLGQILDDEGVAIRVGHHCAWPLHRRFGVAATARASFAVYNTVEEVHALRDAIRTAQSFFGVGGAA, from the coding sequence ATGACGGCCGTCGCGTCGGTCGGCACCCTGGACGTCGCGAGGCTTCGGGAGGACTTCCCGATCCTCGGTCGTACCGTGCGCGACGACAAGCCTCTCGTGTACCTCGACTCCGGCGCGACGTCTCAACGTCCGGTGCAGGTGCTCGATGCCGAGCGGCACTTCCTCACCACCTGCAACGCCGCCGTGCACCGCGGGGCCCACCAGCTGGCCGAGGAGGCCACGGACGCCTACGAGGGTGCCCGCGCGGGCATCGCGGCCTTCGTGGGTGCCCGCGCGGACGAGATCGTGTTCACCAAGAACGCCACCGAGTCGCTGAACCTCGTGACGCACGTCCTCGGCGACGACCGCTTCGCGCGGTCACTGCGTCCCGGTGACGAGATCGTCATCACCGAGCTCGAACACCACGCGAATCTGGTTCCGTGGCAGGAGCTCTCACGTCGCACCGGTGCGACGCTCCGGTGGTACGGGGTCACCGACGACGGCCGGATCGACCTCGACTCGCTCGAGCTCACCGACCGCACGCGCGTGGTCGCGTTCACCCACCAGTCCAACGTGACGGGCGCGGTGGCTCCCACCGAGGAACTCGTCCGTCGTGCACGGGCGGTCGACGCACTGGTCGTCCTCGACGCCTGCCAGTCGGTGCCGCACATGCCGGTGGACGTCTCCGCGCTCGACGTCGACTTCGCGGCGTTCTCCGGGCACAAGATGCTCGGACCGTCCGGGGTCGGTGTCCTGTACGGCAAGGCTGCGCTCCTGGCCGACATGCCTCCCTTCATCACCGGCGGGTCGATGATCGAGACCGTGACGATGGAACAGACCACCTACGCACCGCCCCCGCAGCGGTTCGAGGCCGGTGTGCCCATGACGTCGCAGGTCGTCGGTCTGGGTGCGGCCGTGGAGTACCTGAACGCGCTGGGGATGGACGCCGTCGCCGCGCACGAACAGACGCTCACTGCTGCCGCACTGTCGGAGCTCGCCACCATCGACGGGCTCCGCATCATCGGACCCACGGACACGCAGGACCGCGGGGGAGCCGTGTCGTTCGTCGTCGACGGCATCCATGCGCACGATCTGGGGCAGATCCTCGACGACGAGGGCGTCGCCATCCGCGTCGGGCATCACTGCGCGTGGCCGCTGCACCGTCGTTTCGGCGTGGCCGCGACGGCCCGTGCCTCGTTCGCCGTCTACAACACGGTGGAGGAAGTGCACGCGCTGCGCGACGCGATCCGCACGGCACAGTCGTTCTTCGGCGTCGGCGGTGCCGCGTGA
- the sufC gene encoding Fe-S cluster assembly ATPase SufC, whose protein sequence is MSTLEIRDLHVDVANTDDAAQPIEILKGVDLTVSSGETHAIMGPNGSGKSTLSYAIAGHPKYRVTSGTILLDGEDVQEMSVDERARAGLFLAMQYPVEVPGVSMSNFLRTAATAVRGEAPKLRHWVKEAKEAMTELDIDPAFAERSVNEGFSGGEKKRHEILQLGLLKPKIAILDETDSGLDVDALRVVSEGVNRYKERENGGILLITHYTRILRYITPDHVHVFSAGRIVESGGPELADELEANGYERFTKTTAGA, encoded by the coding sequence ATGTCCACTCTCGAAATCCGCGATCTGCACGTCGACGTCGCGAACACCGACGACGCCGCGCAGCCGATCGAGATCCTGAAGGGCGTCGATCTGACGGTCTCGTCGGGCGAGACGCACGCCATCATGGGCCCCAACGGCTCGGGCAAGTCGACGCTCTCCTACGCGATCGCCGGCCATCCCAAGTACCGCGTCACCTCGGGCACCATCCTGCTCGACGGTGAGGACGTGCAGGAGATGTCCGTGGACGAGCGTGCTCGCGCCGGCCTGTTCCTCGCGATGCAGTACCCCGTCGAGGTTCCCGGTGTCTCCATGTCCAACTTCCTCCGCACCGCGGCCACCGCCGTGCGCGGCGAGGCCCCGAAGCTGCGGCACTGGGTGAAGGAGGCCAAGGAGGCGATGACCGAGCTCGACATCGATCCGGCCTTCGCCGAGCGCAGCGTCAACGAAGGCTTCTCCGGCGGCGAGAAGAAGCGCCACGAGATCCTGCAGCTGGGCCTGCTCAAGCCCAAGATCGCGATTCTCGACGAGACCGACTCGGGCCTCGACGTCGATGCTCTGCGCGTCGTCTCGGAGGGTGTCAACCGCTACAAGGAGCGGGAGAACGGCGGCATCCTCCTGATCACGCACTACACCCGCATCCTGCGCTACATCACGCCCGATCACGTGCACGTGTTCTCCGCGGGCCGCATCGTCGAGTCCGGTGGACCCGAGCTGGCCGACGAGCTCGAGGCCAACGGATACGAGCGCTTCACGAAGACCACCGCGGGCGCATGA
- the sufD gene encoding Fe-S cluster assembly protein SufD encodes MTLPHTDTGVKAAVTGENPATENKRAIVANKGAQFSSYDVAAFEVPSGRDEIWRFTPLRRLRGLHDGTAVATGSATVTVTDAPESVRVETVGRDDARLGTAGAPADRVAAQAYSSFDSATVVTVASEAELADPLIVTVDGPGADVVAYGHVQIRVEAFAKATVVLEQRGSGTYAENVEFVVADSAHLTVVALQEWDDDAVHVASHHAKVGRDSVLRYVSVSLGGDLVRLTPTVNFTGPGGDAELLGLYFADDGQHLEQRLLVNHTAPHCKSNVVYKGALQGDPASKKPDTHTVWVGDVVIGAKAEGTDTFELNRNLILTDGARADSVPNLEIETGEIVGAGHASATGRFDDEQLFYLRARGIPEDQARKLVVRGFFHDIIAKIPVASIRERLSDAVEAELAITGV; translated from the coding sequence ATGACCCTGCCCCACACCGACACCGGGGTGAAGGCTGCCGTCACCGGCGAGAACCCCGCCACCGAGAACAAGCGCGCGATCGTCGCGAACAAGGGCGCGCAGTTCTCGTCCTACGACGTCGCCGCGTTCGAGGTGCCGTCCGGCCGCGACGAGATCTGGCGCTTCACACCGCTGCGGCGCCTGCGAGGTCTCCATGACGGCACCGCCGTGGCCACGGGCTCCGCGACCGTGACGGTCACCGATGCGCCCGAGTCCGTGCGCGTCGAGACCGTCGGTCGTGACGACGCGCGGCTCGGCACCGCGGGTGCGCCGGCCGATCGGGTCGCCGCCCAGGCGTACTCGTCCTTCGACTCGGCCACCGTCGTCACGGTGGCCTCCGAGGCAGAGCTCGCGGATCCGCTGATCGTGACGGTCGACGGTCCGGGAGCGGACGTCGTCGCCTACGGCCACGTCCAGATCCGCGTCGAGGCGTTCGCCAAGGCGACCGTCGTGCTCGAGCAGCGCGGCAGCGGAACCTACGCCGAGAATGTCGAGTTCGTCGTCGCGGACAGCGCACACCTCACGGTCGTCGCGCTGCAGGAGTGGGACGACGACGCGGTGCACGTCGCGTCGCATCACGCGAAGGTGGGCCGCGACAGCGTCCTGCGTTACGTGTCGGTCAGCCTCGGCGGCGATCTGGTGCGCCTGACACCGACGGTGAACTTCACCGGTCCGGGTGGCGACGCCGAGCTCCTGGGCCTGTACTTCGCGGACGACGGTCAGCATCTCGAGCAGCGCCTGCTGGTCAACCACACCGCGCCGCACTGCAAGTCCAACGTGGTCTACAAGGGCGCCCTGCAGGGCGACCCGGCGTCGAAGAAGCCCGACACCCACACCGTGTGGGTCGGCGACGTCGTCATCGGTGCGAAGGCGGAGGGCACGGACACGTTCGAGCTCAACCGCAACCTGATTCTCACCGACGGCGCGCGCGCGGACTCCGTCCCGAACCTCGAGATCGAGACCGGCGAGATCGTCGGGGCCGGTCACGCGAGTGCCACGGGTCGCTTCGACGACGAGCAGCTGTTCTACCTCCGTGCTCGCGGCATCCCGGAGGACCAGGCACGCAAGCTCGTCGTGCGCGGCTTCTTCCACGACATCATCGCGAAGATCCCGGTCGCGTCCATCCGTGAGCGTCTCTCCGACGCGGTCGAGGCGGAACTCGCCATCACCGGCGTCTGA